The following proteins are co-located in the Amphiprion ocellaris isolate individual 3 ecotype Okinawa chromosome 7, ASM2253959v1, whole genome shotgun sequence genome:
- the smtla gene encoding somatolactin alpha — translation MHTMAVIQRSVWALLLWPSLLTVSMPLDCKEEQGSLSGCTSISQEKLLDRVIHHAELIYRVSEESCSLFEEMFLPFPLQLQSSQAGYACITKALPMPSSKSEIQQISDKWLLHSVLMLVQSWIEPLVYLQTTMDRYDHAPDMLLNKTKWVSDKLISLEQGVVVLIKKMLDEGMLATTYSEQGLFQSDVQPEMLESVMRDYTLLSCFKKDAHKMETFLKLLKCRQTDKYNCP, via the exons ATGCACACAATGGCAG TCATCCAGAGGAGTGTATGGGCTCTATTGCTCTGGCCTTCTCTCCTTACTGTAAGCATGCCACTAGACTGTAAAGAAGAGCAGGGCAGTCTCTCCGGCTGCACTTCCATCTCCCAAGAGAAACTTCTAGACCGAGTCATCCATCATGCTGAGCTCATCTACCGTGTCTCAGAAGAATCGTGTTCTCTGTTT GAGGAGATGTTCCTTCCATTCCCTCTGCAGCTCCAGAGCAGCCAGGCTGGCTACGCGTGCATCACCAAAGCCTTACCCATGCCCAGCTCCAAAAGTGAAATCCAACAGATATCT GACAAATGGCTGCTTCACTCTGTGCTGATGCTGGTCCAGTCATGGATCGAGCCGTTGGTCTACCTGCAGACAACAATGGATCGCTACGACCACGCTCCTGACATGCTGCTCAACAAGACAAAGTGGGTGTCTGACAAACTGATCAGTCTGGAGCAAGGGGTTGTGGTCCTCATCAAGAAG ATGTTGGATGAGGGGATGTTGGCCACAACCTACAGTGAACAAGGCTTATTCCAGTCTGACGTGCAGCCAGAGATGCTGGAATCTGTTATGAGAGACTATACTTTGCTCAGCTGTTTCAAGAAAGATGCTCATAAGATGGAAACTTTCCTCAAGCTTCTCAAGTGTCGTCAAACCGACAAATACAACTGTCCATAA